From Pyrenophora tritici-repentis strain M4 chromosome 1, whole genome shotgun sequence, the proteins below share one genomic window:
- a CDS encoding R3H multi-domain protein encodes MAAGGRQFGGQLTTEGDDAASQISEVPQGLHADAPSFQPGQPIAPRKSRPPRQKQPQAPKSTAPDIATRTHEDIDNGHYECAICTEEEAKCNASRNGNGNLKKVLKCDEECARLERNRVLALALNVDPEHQNDHIPYSDATLNMYQQNSTWAATQEKRLRLFAADSDEKRLRFKPMPRNQRAFIHSLAEDFGMDSESMDPEPHRHVAIFKTPKFVMAPMRTLAECARTRQVQQRLAPAPAPVASSSASTLRPKPNNVNADPYNSFLMPNPRFALTIEELNPIVKSVLATTAFRCELEITFLPGDAVALKPPLAARLSIPERDMQTMLESIQVPLSQAFTAQSIGNIQLARLDSSLNILRKESDAGPGSGWSQVAASKGVPLRQVRKGTSFGNKGGFAVLSLSSMKKKKQKEELVEVAEDWEAAEEQAEERERVSGANSGVASEDEGTARGMSEGSNTVASTSAEASGVGTGKGSVTVGEDPRTTKPLSGRWADLDDDDK; translated from the exons ATGGCAGCTGGTGGCCGTCAGTTTGGCGGACAGCTAACGACTGAAGGCGACGACGCTGCGTCACAAATCTCTGAAGTGCCCCAAGGTTTGCATGCAGACGCACCCTCCTTTCAGCCTGGCCAACCCATCGCCCCTCGCAAATCACGCCCGCCACGCCAGAAGCAACCCCAGGCCCCCAAATCGACCGCGCCCGACATCGCCACCAGAACACACGAGGATATCGACAATGGCCACTACGAGTGCGCCATCTGCACCGAAGAA GAGGCCAAATGCAATGCTTCGCGCAATGGAAATGGAAATCTGAAAAAGGTACTCAAGTGCGACGAAGAGTGTGCTCGCCTAGAGCGCAACCGTGTCCTAGCACTCGCTCTCAACGTAGATCCGGAGCATCAGAACGACCACATCCCGTACTCGGACGCTACACTGAACATGTATCAGCAGAATTCTACATGGGCAGCTACGCAGGAGAAGCGACTTCGCTTATTTGCTGCTGACTCAGACGAGAAGCGGCTTCGCTTTAAGCCTATGCCTCGCAACCAACGTGCTTTTATTCATTCACTCGCTGAAGATTTCGGCATGGACTCGGAGAGCATGGATCCCGAGCCGCATCGACACGTGGCCATCTTCAAGACACCAAAGTTTGTCATGGCGCCGATGCGGACACTCGCAGAGTGTGCCAGAACTCGTCAAGTACAACAGCGCCttgctcctgctcctgccCCGGTAGCCTCTTCGTCGGCCTCTACATTGCGTCCCAAGCCTAACAACGTGAATGCGGATCCCTACAATTCATTTCTCATGCCCAATCCACGGTTTGCACTTACCATTGAGGAGCTCAACCCAATCGTCAAAAGCGTGCTAGCAACGACTGCGTTTCGATGCGAATTGGAAATCACTTTTCTCCCCGGCGACGCCGTAGCCCTAAAGCCACCCCTAGCAGCACGTCTCAGCATCCCAGAGCGTGACATGCAAACCATGCTCGAATCCATCCAGGTCCCACTGTCCCAAGCCTTCACCGCCCAATCCATTGGCAATATCCAACTTGCACGCCTCGATTCTTCGCTCAACATCCTCCGTAAAGAATCAGATGCCGGACCCGGGTCTGGCTGGAGCCAAGTTGCAGCCTCCAAAGGCGTTCCCCTGCGCCAGGTTCGAAAGGGTACGTCGTTTGGAAACAAAGGTGGTTTCGCCGTCCTTAGTCTGAGTAGCATGAAGAAAAAGAAGCAAAAGGAAGAGCTTGTTGAGGTTGCTGAAGATTGGGAGGCTGCTGAGGAGCAAGCAGAGGAGAGAGAACGGGTTAGCGGCGCAAATAGTGGTGTTGCGAGTGAAGATGAAGGTACGGCTAGAGGTATGTCTGAGGGTTCCAACACAGTAGCCTCAACCTCGGCCGAGGCTTCTGGTGTTGGAACTGGGAAAGGTTCTGTAACGGTGGGTGAAGATCCGCGTACTACTAAGCCCTTATCTGGTCGCTGGGCAGATCTCGATGATGATGATAAGTAG
- a CDS encoding EzrA multi-domain protein, with the protein MDSTQKAPPVLPESQQPFQDVMDDVVFVRTVEKPKPKRDKVLGPKTATPTKQATPTDLPPYEKYLGQIIDLGNDNEDMSDTIPTPAPTEDSTNTLPPRKDDEESSSTHRPVLPKVPLPEDGPGYLPAMRRVLEQALGKETLDRLEQYSIQDVEAKDKYIRKLETEIDMRYKNFFTTEQLQKEKMDMLKARAKGGDEVTRTERELLRLEIEGLKGELENKESSTRVLRDEIDTLKAGYLEREKELKAMELKLYMELEKTKTTKLELEKVLEEKNRYEKLQKKLGKRKLVNIVLREEIAAQKNKVGELEKALEDVSVKDKRIQSLRSTVNRLEKVLYERNRTTKPRKGETKTQASK; encoded by the exons ATGGACAGCACGCAGAAAGCCCCGCCTGTTCTTCCCGAATCCCAGCAGCCCTTCCAAGACGTCATGGACGATGTTGTCTTTGTGCGAACGGTAGAGAAGCCGAAGCCGAAGCGAGACAAAGTTTTGGGCCCAAAAACAGCGACGCCGACAAAGCAAGCGACACCTACTGATCTCCCGCCATATGAAAAATACTTGGGTCAGATCATTGACTTGGGTAACGACAACGAAGACATGTCAGATACCATCCCTACACCTGCACCCACAGAAGACTCGACAAACACGCTCCCACCGCGCAAGGATGACGAAGAGTCCTCTAGTACTCACCGTCCTGTGCTTCCCAAAGTGCCCCTCCCAGAAGACGGGCCAGGATACCTACCCGCAATGCGCCGTGTGCTCGAACAGGCTCTTGGAAAGGAAACGCTGGACCGCCTCGAGCAGTATAGTATTCAAGATGTAGAAGCTAAAGACAAATATATACGCAAGTTGGAGACGGAGATCGACATGCGCTACAAGAATTTCTTCACGACCGAGCAACTTCAAAAGGAAAAGATGGATATGTTAAAGGCACGCGCAAAAGGAGGAGATGAGGTCACTAGGACAGAGAGGGAATTGCTACGATTGGAAATCGAGGGGCTCAAGGGTGAGCTAGAGAACAAGGAGAGTAGCACACGTGTTCTTCGTGATGAGATTGATACTTTGAAAGCCGGGTACTTGGAAAGGGAGAAGGAGCTGAAGGCGATGGAGCTGAAGCTGTACATGGAGCTGgagaagacgaagacgacgaagTTGGAGCTAGAGAAGGTGTTGGAGGAGAAGAAT CGGTATGAGAAGCTGCAGAAGAAGCTAGGAAAGCGCAAGCTGGTCAATATTGTGTTGAGGGAGGAGATTGCGGCACAGAAGAACAAGGTCGGCGAGCTGGAGAAGGCCTTGGAAGACGTGTCCGTCAAAGACAAACGTATCCAGTCGCTCCGTTCGACGGTTAATCGGCTTGAAAAAGTTCTCTACGAACGCAACCGGACGACTAAACCCCGCAAGGGTGAGACGAAGACACAGGCTAGCAAGTAA
- a CDS encoding diacylglycerol O-acyltransferase 2A — protein sequence MSLNPEPSMPEERAQQDLPPKSYADAAEKGLQPDPDPLSHVNDSDDTMEHSARKVKGQIGEVKINGLELGSNEDDISHEGIGQDGSPKSPTAKGHRRVSSRSSRASSSHKHGEKMENGVYEKHPTEKGSGHALTSVKPQQEQEMAEADRRTDLKRRNSELTTGRQAGAGWAQSKIRFAPMNVPLQRRLQTLAVLMHTLSIVGSLAIFFFLCSIPLLWPILLPYTIYVLFSNAGTSGELSFRSDRMRRLPVWSLFASYFPARLHRSQELEPTRKYIFGYHPHGIISHGAFAAFATEALGFAQLFPGITNALLTLDSNFRYPIYREYALRLGMASVSRESCENILSKGGPNNEGMGRAITIVVGGAAESLDARPGSIKLVLRRRKGFVKMAIRTGADLVPVLSFGENDIYDQLDTESHPYIHKFQMLVKKFMGFTIPIFHARGIFNYDVGMMPYRRPINIVVGRPIRIVQDKHPDNEYINEVHQQYVDELMRIWNEHKDRFAKHRTGELEIVE from the exons ATGTCGCTGAATCCCGAGCCGTCCATGCCTGAGGAGCGTGCGCAGCAGGACCTGCCGCCCAAGTCGTACGCCGACGCCGCCGAAAAAGGCCTTCAGCCCGACCCGGATCCACTTTCACATGTCAACGATTCGGACGACACGATGGAGCACAGTGCAAGAAAAGTCAAGGGGCAGATTGGCGAGGTAAAGATCAATGGCCTTGAGCTAGGCTCGAATGAGGACGACATCTCGCACGAAGGCATTGGTCAGGACGGGTCGCCCAAGAGCCCAACAGCAAAAGGCCATCGTCGCGTGTCATCGCGCAGCTCTCGTGCATCTTCCAGCCATAAACACGGCGAAAAGATGGAGAATGGCGTCTATGAGAAGCATCCAACTGAAAAGGGCAGTGGCCATGCACTGACGAGTGTGAAGCCGCAGCAGGAGCAAGAAATGGCAGAGGCCGATCGAAGAACCGACCTCAAGCGCAGAAACTCCGAGTTGACAACAGGACGGCAGGCTGGCGCAGGATGGGCTCAGAGCAA AATACGTTTTGCTCCCATGAACGTGCCCCTCCAGCGCCGCCTCCAGACCCTCGCCGTCCTCATGCACACGCTGAGTATCGTTGGAAGTCTTgccatcttcttctttctctgCAGCATTCCCTTGCTCTGGCCCATTCTCCTTCCTTACACCATCTACGTCCTCTTCTCCAACGCCGGCACCTCGGGCGAGCTCTCTTTCCGTAGCGATCGCATGCGACGACTACCCGTCTGGTCGCTCTTCGCATCATACTTCCCCGCCCGTCTCCACCGCTCACAGGAGCTGGAACCAACGAGAAAGTACATATTTGGCTACCATCCGCACGGCATCATATCCCATGGTGCCTTTGCTGCCTTTGCGACGGAAGCCTTGGGGTTTGCCCAACTCTTCCCAGGCATCACAAACGCTTTGCTTACCCTTGACTCAAACTTCCGCTACCCCATCTACCGCGAATATGCTCTCCGTCTAGGCATGGCCTCTGTGTCTCGCGAGTCTTGTGAGAACATACTTTCCAAAGGTGGCCCTAACAACGAAGGCATGGGACGCGCCATTACCATTGTTGTAGGCGGCGCTGCCGAGTCTCTGGACGCACGTCCTGGCTCCATCAAACTGGTCCTCCGTCGCCGCAAAGGCTTTGTCAAGATGGCTATCCGCACAGGTGCCGATCTCGTCCCCGTTCTTTCGTTTGGCGAAAACGACATCTACGATCAGCTTGACACCGAGTCACATCCTTATATTCACAAGTTCCAAATGCTTGTCAAGAAGTTTATGGGCTTCACCATCCCTATATTCCACGCCCGTGGCATCTTCAACTACGACGTCGGCATGATGCCTTATCGCCGGCCTATCAATATCGTGGTCGGCCGCCCAATCAGGATAGTACAGGACAAGCACCCGGACAACGAATACATCAACGAGGTACACCAGCAGTATGTGGATGAGCTCATGCGTATATGGAACGAGCACAAGGACAGATTTGCCAAACACAGGACTGGTGAGCTGGAGATTGTCGAGTAG
- a CDS encoding putative thioesterase family protein, which produces MPGWEEATAVEKLSPNTYSCTLHDDWTIGSVPNGGYVTGCILEVVKTHFMTSLAKQDQPHTIALHVEFLRRTQVGPATFKVEDVKLGRQTSIVHVSMEQDGRQEIIAYVTNSNMDVETGFTFDTQYKPSPPIPSVDLAKLEKNEDPTWALYPKMPFAKFRKATSKVKFHFPRNGQVARSTADEWICFSDGSNFTDSSIGFVSDMFPQMVENFRDKNQGPFWYPTLLLNLDVKKALPPQGVKWLQIRVEIKKVQNGRMDLEVWVYDAYGDLVALSHHVGFVMDASRNTAARRKTDAKM; this is translated from the exons ATGCCGGGCTGGGAAGAAGCGACGGCAGTGGAAAAGCTGTCTCCCAACACATACTCGTGCACATTACACGATGATTGGACAATCGGTAGCG TTCCGAACGGCGGCTATGTAACCGGATG CATACTCGAGGTGGTCAAAACACACTTCATGACATCGTTGGCAAAGCAAGATCAACCACATACAATAGCCCTGCATGTCGAGTTTTTACGACGAACACAGGTCGGGCCCGCAACCTTCAAGGTTGAGGATGTGAAGCTCGGGCGCCAAACTTCGATTGTGCACGTCAGCATGGAGCAAGATGGGCGTCAAGAAATCATCGCCTACGTCACAAACTCCAACATGGATGTCGAGACTGGCTTCACATTTGACACGCAATACAAGCCCTCGCCGCCGATACCCTCTGTCGATTTGGCGAAACTAGAAAAGAATGAGGATCCCACATGGGCATTGTATCCGAAGATGCCTTTTGCAAAGTTTAGAAAGGCGACTTCAAAGGTCAAATTTCACTTTCCTCGCAACGGCCAGGTTGCACGGTCTACAGCAGACGAATGGATCTGTTTCTCCGACGGTAGCAATTTCACAGACTCGTCTATTGGTTTTGTTTCAGATATGTTTCCGCAGATGGTGGAAAACTTCAGAGACAAGAACCAAGGCCCGTTCTGGTATCCGACACTCTTGCTCAATCTAGATGTTAAGAAGGCGCTGCCGCCACAGGGTGTCAAATGGCTACAGATTCGAGTCGAGATTAAGAAGGTGCAGAATGGCAGAATGGACCTGGAAGTTTGGGTGTATGATGCCTACGGGGATCTGGTCGCCTTGAGTCATCATGTGGGATTTGTGATGGATGCTAGCAGGAACACTGCGGCGAGGAGGAAGACGGATGCCAAAATGTAG
- a CDS encoding 60S ribosomal protein eL36, translating to MPKEVKQKSGLIIGLNAGHKVTPRTPAPRISRRKGFLSKRTAFVREITKEVAGLAPYEKRIIELLRNSKDKRARRLAKKRLGTFGRSKRKVDEMTKVIAESRRAGH from the exons ATGCCGAAGGAAGTCAAGCAGAAGTCTGGCCTCATCATCGGCCTTAACGCCGGCCACA AGGTCACCCCAAGGACCCCCGCTCCCAGGATCTCGAGGAGGAAGGGTTTCCTGTCGAAGCGCACCGCCTTTGTCCGTGAGATCACCAAGGAGGTTGCTGG TCTTGCCCCATACGAGAAGCGCATCATCGAATTGCTCCGAAACTCCAAGGACAAGCGTGCTCGTCGTCTAGCGAAGAAGAGG CTCGGTACCTTTGGCCGCTCAAAGAGAAAGGTCGACGAGATGACCAAGGTTATCGCCGAGTCGAGGCGCGCGGGTCACTAA
- a CDS encoding UBX domain protein, producing the protein MSHVVVFNSYARTFKIPTTPTKYLTEVRDEACQKFGLNKDQFTLKYNNKPISLSQQIRLANLPQGARLELVQASRSPTVISVALQLPASEKNVRLTQKFASNTSLWEILRHFESGDKANYNFTQRGVPEMSGTSGAGRLHYEQPVITVMPGHKEQASFVELQQTLSQLGFDSGSALLKLSYRNSGTPLEEAMAQITQYFKSSEPASAGAKGVHASTSDQLASLPDPAQAAPDATQTIAGETVRNEEPDPEPMQLDHKPVAQPTQEIDVSTEHYASESIENTSPAAALAAATSATSSAPETAAQASSVTVDKASQPSENSRNVQIFSAPKSSTPQAARNAFNENDYLPTIEHAKAHQNALLNKTRNTRLLSDKELEEQEKERQAKIDAAAAKGGSLRIRMPDGTLIQMSFNRSDTAAGLYDFVRSFLEKKNEPFQLKNTGPTGRLVLIPQDDKRLVHDLRFFNNELITFQWADHASTEARASRNTLAKEWQAKAQELKVEEPVRDEKTSAAAGQGQGQNVAEGKRKANMSNEEKESKLKSLLGKGLFKKK; encoded by the coding sequence ATGTCGCACGTCGTCGTCTTCAACTCGTACGCGCGGACCTTCAAGATCCCGACCACGCCTACTAAGTACTTGACCGAGGTACGGGACGAGGCGTGCCAGAAGTTTGGTCTAAACAAGGACCAGTTCACGCTCAAGTACAACAACAAACCAATCTCGCTCTCTCAACAAATACGGCTCGCGAACCTGCCACAGGGCGCCCGATTAGAACTCGTCCAAGCCTCGCGATCACCCACCGTCATCTCCGTCGCCCTACAGCTTCCAGCGAGCGAGAAGAATGTACGCCTGACCCAAAAGTTTGCGAGCAACACATCGTTGTGGGAGATTCTACGCCACTTTGAAAGCGGGGACAAGGCCAATTACAACTTCACACAGCGCGGAGTGCCTGAGATGAGTGGCACGTCCGGTGCTGGTAGATTGCACTACGAACAACCCGTCATTACCGTCATGCCAGGCCACAAGGAGCAGGCGAGCTTTGTTGAGCTACAGCAGACGCTTAGTCAACTGGGGTTTGATAGCGGATCGGCTCTGTTGAAGCTGTCCTATAGGAACAGTGGAACACCGTTGGAAGAGGCCATGGCGCAAATCACGCAGTATTTCAAGTCTAGCGAACCTGCTTCTGCTGGTGCCAAAGGCGTACATGCTTCAACCTCGGATCAGCTCGCTTCATTACCAGATCCTGCCCAGGCTGCACCAGACGCCACACAAACTATAGCAGGCGAAACTGTGCGCAACGAAGAGCCGGATCCAGAACCGATGCAACTTGACCACAAACCAGTTGCCCAACCGACGCAAGAAATAGACGTCTCGACTGAGCATTATGCGTCTGAAAGCATCGAGAATACATCTCCCGCAGCTGCATTGGCCGCAGCAACTTCGGCCACTTCGTCGGCGCCAGAAACAGCAGCTCAAGCTTCGTCAGTAACCGTGGACAAGGCATCGCAACCTTCAGAGAACAGTCGCAACGTCCAGATCTTCTCTGCGCCAAAGTCCTCTACTCCACAAGCAGCCCGCAATGCGTTCAATGAAAACGACTACCTCCCTACCATTGAGCACGCAAAAGCACACCAGAATGCGTTGCTGAACAAGACACGCAACACCCGTCTACTCTCCGATAAGGAGCTCGAGGAGCAAGAAAAGGAGCGCCAGGCAAAGATTGATGCGGCAGCTGCGAAAGGCGGTTCTCTTCGAATACGCATGCCTGATGGTACCCTTATCCAGATGTCCTTTAACAGGTCTGACACCGCAGCCGGTCTATACGACTTCGTACGTAGCTTTCTAGAAAAGAAGAATGAGCCCTTTCAGCTCAAAAACACTGGCCCAACGGGTCGTCTCGTCCTTATCCCACAAGACGACAAGCGGTTGGTCCACGACCTGCGCTTCTTCAATAATGAGCTTATTACATTCCAATGGGCTGATCATGCGAGTACTGAGGCGCGGGCGTCACGAAACACGCTAGCAAAAGAGTGGCAGGCCAAGGCGCAAGAGCTAAAGGTCGAGGAGCCGGTTCGCGACGAGAAGACGTCGGCAGCGGCAGGACAGGGACAGGGACAGAATGTTGCTGAGGGTAAGCGGAAGGCAAATATGAGTAATGAGGAGAAGGAAAGCAAGCTTAAAAGTCTGTTGGGCAAAGGCTTGTTCAAGAAGAAGTAG
- a CDS encoding Thioredoxin domain-containing protein, whose translation MSGTVEIKSPAQLSSLLSSSRIVVVNFYNEENTSSKAIAPVYDQLASQLARPGKVTFTKVSTVQQAQIAQSYNVTNTPTFIIYKNNQQIRKYAGSNPQQLSEAVKTLAAEAENDGKGSSGFPSAGGSGDASGSGAWIGASLPRGYTDVTDAVDARGLDLLNADSDFGAVKTLFETSQPSSLTKGKTTADGTKDWVESDVDNQLMLYVPFMANLKVHTIHITSCVSADADDDEAPVRPKTIHIWINRQHNLGFEEAEDIPATQTIELKPEDWDQQTQTAKLELRFVKFQNVYSLVLFIADAEGDSEKTRIDRIRFIGETGEKREIGKLEKIGHDD comes from the exons ATGTCTGGAACAGTGGAAATCAAGTCGCCTGCTCAGCTGAGCTCACTGCTGTCATCGTCGCGCATAGTCGTGGTCAATT TCTACAACGAGGAAAACACGTCGAGCAAAGCGATTGCGCCCGTATATGACCAGTTAGCCAGTCAGCTCGCAAGACCCGGCAAAGTCACCTTCACCAAAGTCAGCACAGTGCAGCAAGCACAGATTGCACAGAGCTACAACGTCACAAA CACGCCCACGTTTATCATCTACAAGAACAACCAGCAAATACGCAAATACGCCGGCTCCAATCCCCAACAACTGTCCGAGGCGGTCAAGACGCTTGCAGCAGAGGCAGAAAACGACGGTAAAGGCAGCAGCGGCTTCCCTAGCGCGGGCGGCAGCGGCGATGCAAGTGGAAGCGGCGCATGGATAGGTGCCAGCTTACCACGCGGCTACACTGATGTCACCGACGCGGTAGATGCCCGCGGTCTTGACCTGCTCAATGCAGACAGCGATTTTGGCGCCGTAAAGACGCTGTTCGAGACGTCACAGCCCAGCTCGCTGACCAAGGGCAAGACCACGGCGGACGGAACAAAGGACTGGGTCGAGAGCGATGTGGACAACCAGCTCATGCTGTATGTGCCCTTCATGGCAAATCTCAAGGTGCACACCATCCATATCACGTCGTGCGTGTCGGCCGACGCAGACGATGACGAAGCGCCTGTACGACCCAAGACTATCCACATCTGGATCAACCGCCAGCACAATCTGGGATTCGAAGAGGCCGAAGATATTCCCGCCACACAGACCATCGAGCTGAAGCCTGAGGACTGGGACCAACAGACTCAGACGGCCAAGCTCGAGCTGCGCTTCGTCAAGTTTCAGAACGTCTACTCACTAGTCCTGTTCATTGCGGATGCCGAGGGTGACAGCGAGAAGACGCGCATCGACCGCATCCGCTTCATCGGCGAGACGGGAGAGAAGCGCGAAATTGGCAAGCTGGAGAAGATTGGCCACGACGACTAG